A DNA window from Phaeobacter sp. A36a-5a contains the following coding sequences:
- a CDS encoding ABC transporter substrate-binding protein, whose translation MKDQIDFMTQSVTSGKMTRREFMGKTAALGISAAVAGSLFARAVEAAGPVKGGTLKLGSIGGGSTDSLDPAVAASQVPYHNLNQFGETLVNVTENGTIENRLAESVEASADAKTWTFKIRKGVEFHNGKALTAEDVMRTMERHSNEDSKSGALGIMRGIEGMKVDGDNFIVELGTANADLPYLMADYHLMIQPNGGFDNPAEGVGTGAYMLVADEPGVRHAYKKNPNYWDDTRGHVDEVEIVVINDATARMAALQSGQVHIANRVEPKVAGLLDRAPNLTVHSTAGPGHYVFIMHCDTAPFDNNELRLALKYAINRQEMVDKVLRGYGSVGNDMPINSAYPLFDDSIPQRPFDPAKAAEHYKKSGHDGSPIILRVSDVAFPGALDAAQLFQQSANAAGIPLELKREPGDGYWSEVWNAQPFCASYWGGRPVQDQMYSTAYLSTADWNDTRFKREDFDALLLQARGELDEAKRKALYSQMGMLVRDNGGLICPMFNDFIDATSNKVQGWISDPTGDVMSGKWSHKCWLA comes from the coding sequence ATGAAAGACCAGATTGATTTCATGACGCAAAGCGTCACCTCCGGGAAAATGACCCGGCGTGAATTCATGGGCAAAACCGCCGCACTCGGCATCAGCGCCGCAGTAGCAGGCAGCCTGTTTGCCCGCGCCGTCGAGGCCGCAGGCCCGGTCAAAGGGGGCACGCTGAAGCTCGGCTCCATCGGCGGCGGCAGCACCGACTCGCTCGATCCCGCCGTGGCCGCAAGCCAGGTGCCCTACCACAACCTCAACCAGTTCGGTGAGACCCTGGTCAACGTCACCGAGAACGGCACCATCGAAAACCGCTTGGCAGAAAGCGTCGAGGCAAGCGCCGACGCCAAAACCTGGACCTTCAAGATCCGCAAAGGTGTTGAGTTCCACAACGGCAAGGCGCTGACGGCCGAGGACGTGATGCGCACCATGGAGCGCCACTCCAACGAGGACAGTAAATCGGGTGCGCTCGGCATCATGCGCGGTATCGAAGGCATGAAAGTCGATGGTGACAACTTCATCGTCGAGTTGGGCACCGCCAATGCCGATCTGCCCTATCTGATGGCCGACTATCACCTGATGATCCAGCCCAATGGTGGTTTCGACAACCCCGCAGAGGGCGTTGGCACCGGCGCCTATATGCTGGTCGCGGACGAACCGGGCGTGCGCCATGCCTACAAGAAGAACCCCAACTACTGGGATGACACCCGCGGCCATGTCGATGAAGTCGAAATCGTGGTGATTAACGACGCCACCGCCCGTATGGCGGCGCTGCAATCGGGTCAGGTGCATATCGCCAACCGTGTTGAGCCGAAGGTGGCAGGGCTCCTCGACCGTGCACCGAACCTCACAGTGCACTCAACCGCAGGTCCGGGCCACTATGTGTTCATCATGCATTGCGACACCGCGCCGTTTGACAACAACGAGCTGCGTCTGGCGCTTAAATATGCCATCAACCGTCAAGAAATGGTCGATAAGGTTCTGCGCGGCTATGGCTCCGTCGGGAACGACATGCCGATCAACTCCGCCTATCCGCTGTTTGATGACAGCATCCCGCAGCGCCCGTTTGATCCGGCCAAAGCGGCAGAGCACTACAAGAAATCCGGCCATGACGGCAGCCCGATCATCCTGCGGGTGTCGGATGTGGCCTTCCCGGGTGCATTGGATGCAGCCCAGCTGTTCCAGCAGTCGGCCAATGCCGCCGGTATCCCGCTGGAACTGAAGCGCGAGCCCGGTGATGGTTACTGGTCCGAAGTCTGGAACGCCCAGCCGTTCTGTGCCTCCTACTGGGGGGGGCGTCCGGTGCAGGACCAGATGTATTCGACCGCTTATCTGTCGACCGCAGACTGGAACGACACCCGCTTCAAGCGCGAAGACTTTGACGCCCTGCTACTACAGGCCCGAGGTGAGCTGGATGAAGCCAAGCGCAAGGCGCTCTACAGCCAGATGGGCATGCTGGTCCGCGACAATGGTGGCTTGATCTGCCCGATGTTCAACGACTTCATCGACGCCACAAGCAACAAGGTCCAGGGCTGGATCTCTGACCCAACCGGCGACGTGATGTCCGGCAAGTGGTCCCACAAGTGCTGGTTGGCCTGA
- a CDS encoding ABC transporter permease — protein MHPVLKLVSQRLALGLILLIAASVLIFMGTLILPGDVAQSILGQSATPEALANLREELGLNEPAVLRYFDWLFGALQGDLGTALTNGQDIATSIGRRLGNTLFLAFWAAVISVPLAIFLGLLAVRYRDRWPDKLISAVTLASISIPEFLIGYLLIYFVAVQMGWFSSVAMINESMSLLEKLNAIALPVAVLTLVVLAHMMRMTRAAILNVMQSAYIETAELKGLSTFNVIARHAFPNAIAPIVNVVMLNLAYLVVGVVVIEVVFVYPGMGQYLVDHVSKRDVPVVQACGLIFAAVYIVLNMIADIVAILSNPRLRHPK, from the coding sequence ATGCACCCCGTTTTGAAACTTGTGTCCCAGCGCCTCGCGCTGGGACTGATTCTCTTGATCGCCGCATCCGTGCTCATCTTCATGGGCACCTTGATCCTGCCCGGCGATGTGGCGCAGTCCATTCTGGGCCAGTCGGCCACGCCCGAGGCACTTGCCAACCTGCGCGAGGAACTGGGGCTGAATGAACCGGCTGTTCTGCGCTATTTCGACTGGCTGTTCGGCGCCCTGCAAGGTGATCTGGGCACCGCCCTGACCAATGGTCAGGACATCGCAACCAGCATTGGCCGCCGTCTTGGCAACACGCTGTTCCTGGCGTTCTGGGCCGCCGTGATCTCGGTTCCCTTGGCGATCTTCCTGGGCCTTCTGGCGGTACGTTACCGCGACCGCTGGCCTGACAAACTGATCTCGGCCGTGACATTGGCCTCGATCTCGATCCCGGAATTCCTGATCGGCTATCTGCTGATCTATTTCGTTGCGGTGCAGATGGGCTGGTTCAGCTCGGTCGCAATGATCAATGAATCCATGAGCCTGCTGGAAAAACTGAACGCCATTGCCCTGCCCGTCGCGGTGCTGACACTGGTGGTTCTGGCGCATATGATGCGCATGACGCGGGCGGCGATCCTCAACGTGATGCAATCGGCCTATATCGAGACGGCGGAGCTGAAGGGGCTGAGCACCTTCAACGTGATTGCCCGTCACGCCTTTCCCAATGCCATCGCACCGATCGTCAATGTGGTGATGCTGAACCTCGCCTATCTGGTGGTCGGCGTCGTGGTGATCGAGGTGGTGTTTGTCTACCCCGGCATGGGCCAGTATCTGGTCGACCACGTGTCCAAGCGTGACGTCCCGGTGGTGCAGGCCTGCGGTCTGATCTTTGCCGCCGTCTACATCGTGCTGAACATGATTGCCGACATCGTGGCGATCCTGTCGAACCCGCGTCTGAGGCATCCGAAATGA
- a CDS encoding ABC transporter permease — protein MKNIPISAMIGLFFTALYFLMAIFAPLLAPYGMAEIVGDVWEPRSAEHLLGTDNIGRDLLSRMIYGGRTTIFIATAATILSFVTGSVLGFFAAVAGGWVDQVMSRLVDLVMSIPTLIFALVVLSVMPVTVPVLIVVMGLLDSTRVYRLARAVAVDIEVMDYVEAARLRGEKTAWIIFREILPNALSPLVAEMGLRFIFMVLFVSTLSFLGLGVQPPEADWGGIVKENKEGIVYGIPAALLPAIAIATLAISVNLVADWVLNRTTSLKGGRG, from the coding sequence ATGAAGAATATCCCTATCTCTGCAATGATTGGGCTGTTCTTCACGGCCCTCTACTTCCTGATGGCGATCTTTGCACCGCTACTGGCCCCCTATGGGATGGCTGAAATTGTCGGTGACGTATGGGAGCCGCGCTCGGCTGAGCATCTCCTTGGCACCGACAATATCGGTCGTGATCTTCTCAGCCGGATGATCTATGGCGGACGCACCACCATCTTCATCGCCACTGCGGCCACCATCCTGTCCTTTGTCACCGGATCGGTGCTGGGCTTCTTTGCCGCCGTTGCCGGTGGCTGGGTGGATCAGGTGATGTCGCGGCTGGTCGATCTGGTGATGTCGATCCCGACGCTGATCTTTGCCCTTGTGGTGCTGTCGGTGATGCCGGTGACCGTGCCGGTTCTGATCGTGGTCATGGGTCTGCTGGACTCCACCCGCGTCTATCGTCTTGCCCGTGCGGTTGCGGTGGATATCGAGGTGATGGACTACGTCGAAGCCGCGCGTCTGCGGGGTGAGAAAACCGCCTGGATCATCTTCCGCGAAATCCTGCCCAACGCGCTGTCACCGCTGGTGGCCGAAATGGGCCTGCGGTTCATCTTCATGGTGCTGTTTGTCTCGACGCTCTCTTTCCTCGGCCTTGGCGTGCAACCGCCAGAAGCCGACTGGGGCGGGATCGTGAAAGAAAACAAGGAAGGCATCGTCTATGGCATTCCGGCGGCACTGCTGCCTGCCATCGCCATCGCCACCCTTGCGATCTCGGTCAACCTTGTCGCGGACTGGGTCCTGAACCGCACAACCTCGCTGAAAGGAGGCCGCGGATGA